In a single window of the Salvelinus namaycush isolate Seneca chromosome 6, SaNama_1.0, whole genome shotgun sequence genome:
- the LOC120049797 gene encoding probable N-acetyltransferase 16, with protein MAGSCVGESDGLTFWVAEQKDYDDVMSISVKIYGGNDYLPHRYAGWMTEPDRVVILGRRDGKLVALESGLIVDEGCTVVVEGLRVCPSERGRGVARVIQRFADQYIQQLYPSVRTKRQTKADDPSAGPTQALSKFTELGRRAALSFIGEADSFEGFVSHLRNKLHSTTGSEPGGSVPQMVLIEDEQHLKNILLDPELPSRVQLPGGAIIQDWQPLQPIKGNLEILARRNLTWLADKPERPSFLSFYTPPYPIPYKGGSLRFNIDMFGTDLVSAKRALAGHFEKVRERREVKGRVMVHVYLNKSLWEGVREFCEGYTGVRRCREYWEQLFLERGM; from the exons ATGGCAGGTAGCTGTGTTGGGGAGAGCGACGGCCTGACATTCTGGGTGGCTGAACAAAAGGACTACGATGACGTCATGTCCATTTCTGTTAAAATCTACGGAGGGAATGACTACCTGCCTCATCGATATGCCGGTTGGATGACGGAGCCTGACAGAGTGGTTATACTGGGACGCAGAGACGGCAAATTG gtGGCGCTGGAGTCTGGTCTAATTGTTGACGAGGGGTGTacggtggtggtggaggggttgAGGGTGTGCCCCAGTGAGAGGGGTCGCGGCGTGGCTAGGGTTATCCAGAG ATTTGCTGACCAGTACATCCAGCAGCTGTACCCCAGCGTCAGGACCAAGAGACAAACCAAGGCTGACGACCCTTCAGCTGGGCCCACACAGGCATTATCCAAGTTCACAGAGCTAGGGAGACGG gctgcTCTCTCATTCATCGGGGAGGCCGACAGTTTCGAGGGTTTCGTCTCACACCTGAGGAACAAACTACATTCCACCACAGGAAGTGAGCCAGGTGGGTCCGTCCCTCAAATGGTTCTGATAGAGGATGAGCAACACCTGAAGAACATCCTCCTTGATCCTGAACTCCCCTCCAGGGTTCAACTTCCTGGTGGTGCCATTATCCAAGACTGGCAGCCCTTACAACCAATCAAAGGCAACCTTGAGATCTTAGCAAGGCGAAACCTCACCTGGTTGGCCGACAAGCCGGAAAGACCTTCCTTCCTCAGCTTTTACACTCCGCCTTATCCAATCCCGTACAAGGGAGGATCGCTGAGATTCAATATCGATATGTTTGGAACTGATCTAGTTTCAGCAAAGAGGGCACTTGCCGGCCATTTTGAgaaagtgagggagaggagggaggtgaaggGGAGGGTGATGGTTCATGTGTATCTGAATAAGTCGCTATGGGAGGGGGTGAGGGAGTTCTGTGAGGGATACACAGGGGTGAGGAGGTGTAGAGAGTACTGGGAACAACTGTTtctggagagagggatgtga